Part of the Leifsonia soli genome is shown below.
ACGACGAGCGCGCCGCCTACGATTTCGCCGCCATCCAGGGCAAATGGCTCCCGGTCTGGGAAGAGCTCCGGCCGTTCGCGACGGACGACCCCGCGGACACCCGCCCGCGCAAGTACATCCTCGACATGTTCCCCTACCCGTCCGGTGACCTGCACATGGGTCACGCCGAGGCGTACGCGCTGGGCGATGTCATCGCGCGGTACTGGCGTCAGCAGGGCTTCAACGTGCTGCACCCGATCGGGTGGGACTCCTTCGGCCTGCCCGCCGAGAACGCCGCCATCAAGCGCGGCCTCGACCCCGCGGGCTGGACGAACGACAACATCGCCCAGCAGAAGGCGAGCATGCGCCGCTACGCGCCCAGCTTCGACTGGGACCGCGTGCTGCAGACCTCCGACCCGGCCTACTACCGCTGGAACCAGTGGCTGTTCCTGAAGCTGTACGAGAAGGGCCTGGCCTACCGCAAGGCGAGCCAGGTCAACTGGTGTCCGTTCGACCAGACCGTGCTGGCCAACGAGCAGGTCGTCGGCGGCCGCTGCGAGCGCTGCGACAACCTGGTCACCAAGAAGAAGCTGACCCAGTGGTACTTCCGCATCACGGACTACGCGGACCGCCTGCTGGACGACCTGAACCAGCTGGAGGGCGCCTGGCCGTCCAAGGTCATCTCCATGCAGCGCAACTGGATCGGGCGCTCGACGGGCGCCGACGTCACGTTCCGCATCGAGGGCCGTGACGAGCCGGTGACCGTGTACACCACGCGGCCGGACACGCTGTACGGCGTCACGTTCATGGTGGTCGCCCCCGACTCCGACCTGGCCTCCGAGCTGGTGGAGGGCGCACGGCCCGAGGTGCGCAAGCGCTTCGACGACTACCTGGACGTGGTGCGCGGCACCACCGAGATGGACCGTCTGAGCACGGAGCGCGAGAAGACCGGTGTGTTCCTGGAGCGTCACGCGATCAACCCGCTGACGGGGGAGCGCATCCCGATCTGGGCCGCCGACTATGTGCTGAGCGACTACGGGCACGGCGCGATCATGGCCGTCCCCGCGCACGACCAGCGCGACCTCGACTTCGCGCGCGCCTTCGATCTGCCGGTGCGCGTCGTCGTCGACACCACGCAGCCCGTCACCGGCGCGATCCCCGTCATCCACACCGACCCGGAGACCGGCGAGCCGATCCTGCCGGACGAGGCGGCGCTCGAGAACCCGTCCGAGACGGGTATCGCGCTGACCGGCGAGGGGCGCCTGATCAACTCGGGTCCGTTCGACGGCCTGAGCAAGTCCAACGCCATCCGTCGCGTGACGGAGGCGCTGCAGGCGTCGAACCTGGGTGCGCCGGCGAAGAACTTCCGCCTGCGCGACTGGCTGATCTCGCGGCAGCGCTACTGGGGCACCCCCATCCCGATCATCCACTGCGAGCAGTGCGGCGAGGTCCCGGTGCCCGAGTCCGAGCTGCCCGTGCTGCTGCCGCCGGCCGAGGGTCTCGACCTGCAGCCGAAGGGCACCAGCCCGCTGGGCGCTGCGACCGACTGGGTCAATGTCTCCTGCCCGAACTGCGGCGGCCCCGCCACGCGCGACACGGACACCATGGACACGTTCGTGGACAGCTCGTGGTACTTCCTGCGGTTCCTGTCGGCGAACGACTCCACCCAGGCGTTCGACCCCCGCGAGGCGGAGAAGTGGGCGCCGGTCGACCAGTACGTCGGCGGCGTGACGCACGCCATCCTGCACCTGCTGTACGCACGGTTCATCACGAAGGTGCTGTTCGACCTGGGCTACATCAGCTTCACGGAGCCGTTCACGGCGCTGCTCAACCAGGGCCTGGTGCTGATGGACGGCTCGGCGATGTCGAAGTCCCGTGGCAACCTGGTGAAGCTGTCCGAGCAGCTGGACGAGCACGGCGTCGACGCGGTGCGTCTGACCATGGCGTTCGCCGGGCCGCCGGAGGACGACATCGACTGGGCGGACGTCTCGCCGTCGGGGAGCGCCAAGTTCCTGGCGCGCGCCTGGCGCATCGCGGATGACGTGACGAGTGCGCCGGATGTGGTCTGGAAGACGGGCGACCCGGCGCTGCGCCGTGCGACGCACCGGTTCCTGGCCGATGCCCCCGGCCTGATCGAGTCGTTCAAGTTCAACGTGGTCGTCGCCCGGCTGATGGAGCTGGTCAACGCGACGCGCAAGACGATCGACTCCGGTCCGGGCGCGGGAGACGCGGCCGTGCGCGAGGCCGCGGAGGTCATCGCGATGGCGCTGAACCTGTTCGCCCCGTACACCGCGGAGGACATGTGGTCGAAGCTCGGCTACGAGCCGTCGGTGGCGCTGGCGCAGTGGCGCAAGCCCGACCCGACGCTGCTGATCGAGGAGTCGGTGACGGCCGTGGTCCAGGTGGACGGCAAGGTGCGCGACCGCCTGGAGGTCTCGCCGAAGATCGCGGCGGACGACCTGGAGTCGCTGGCCCGCGATTCGGAGGCCGTGCAGCGATCGGTCGGCGACCGCGAGATCGTCAACGTGATCGTGCGCGCGCCTCGTCTCGTCAACATCGCCACGAAGCCGCGCGCCTGAGGGCGGCGCCCGCCTGAGCGGGCGCGACGACGGAAGCGCCGGGTTGTTCACAGCCCGGCGCTTCCGTCGTCTCTCCACGGAGTCGACGCGGGGCGACCCTCCGGCCGCGCTGCTTCCTAGCGTGGAGGCATGCGACACCGCGCCGACCCCTCCGCCGTCGGTCCTGCCGCGCCCGAGAGCGGCGACGACCGTCGCTCTGTGCGCGTTCGCGTCGGGGTGGGGGCGGCGGTCGCGCTGGCGATCGTCGCGGCGGTGGTCGCCGTTCTGGTGTCGGCGACCGCCCAGCAGGGGAGCTCCGTCGACCTCGGAACGCCGGTGCCGTCGTCGGCGGGGGCGACAAATGCGGCGGCGACCGCGACGGCCGCCGGGCGTCTGCTCCTCCACGTCACCGGCGCGGTCCGCGATCCGGGCATCGTCGACCTCCCCGCCGGGTCCCGCGTGCTGGATGCGGTGGCCGCCGCCGGGGGAGCCGCCGACGGCGCCGACATCGCCGCCCTGAACCTCGCTCGGCCTGTCGCGGACGGCGAGCAGCTGGTGGTTCCCCGGGTCGGCGACCCTCCGCCGGCTGGTGGTGCTGGTGCGGGTGGTGTGGCATCGGGGTCGGGGTCGGCCGGTTCCGCATCCGGAGCGCCGCTGAATCTCAACACGGCCACACCGGCCGAGCTGGAGACGCTTCCCCGGATCGGTCCGGCGCTCGCCCAGCGGATCGTCGATTGGCGTGCCGCGAACGGGCGGTTCGGTGCGGTCTCCGACCTCATGAAGGTCTCGGGGATCGGTCAGAAGCTGTTCGACGGCCTCAAGGATCGCGTGGTGGTGTGATGCCCGATCTGCGACTCGCCCTGCCCGCGTGCGCGCTGTGGACCGCCGTGGCCGTGCTGGTCGGCGTGGCGGACGCGGCCGTAGGCGTCGCGCTGGCGTGTGCCGGGGGCGTCGTCGGTGTCGTGGCGGGGAGCGTCGGCGCGTCCGTC
Proteins encoded:
- the leuS gene encoding leucine--tRNA ligase, yielding MAHEHDAAGTTAASTPQQTGRAHDERAAYDFAAIQGKWLPVWEELRPFATDDPADTRPRKYILDMFPYPSGDLHMGHAEAYALGDVIARYWRQQGFNVLHPIGWDSFGLPAENAAIKRGLDPAGWTNDNIAQQKASMRRYAPSFDWDRVLQTSDPAYYRWNQWLFLKLYEKGLAYRKASQVNWCPFDQTVLANEQVVGGRCERCDNLVTKKKLTQWYFRITDYADRLLDDLNQLEGAWPSKVISMQRNWIGRSTGADVTFRIEGRDEPVTVYTTRPDTLYGVTFMVVAPDSDLASELVEGARPEVRKRFDDYLDVVRGTTEMDRLSTEREKTGVFLERHAINPLTGERIPIWAADYVLSDYGHGAIMAVPAHDQRDLDFARAFDLPVRVVVDTTQPVTGAIPVIHTDPETGEPILPDEAALENPSETGIALTGEGRLINSGPFDGLSKSNAIRRVTEALQASNLGAPAKNFRLRDWLISRQRYWGTPIPIIHCEQCGEVPVPESELPVLLPPAEGLDLQPKGTSPLGAATDWVNVSCPNCGGPATRDTDTMDTFVDSSWYFLRFLSANDSTQAFDPREAEKWAPVDQYVGGVTHAILHLLYARFITKVLFDLGYISFTEPFTALLNQGLVLMDGSAMSKSRGNLVKLSEQLDEHGVDAVRLTMAFAGPPEDDIDWADVSPSGSAKFLARAWRIADDVTSAPDVVWKTGDPALRRATHRFLADAPGLIESFKFNVVVARLMELVNATRKTIDSGPGAGDAAVREAAEVIAMALNLFAPYTAEDMWSKLGYEPSVALAQWRKPDPTLLIEESVTAVVQVDGKVRDRLEVSPKIAADDLESLARDSEAVQRSVGDREIVNVIVRAPRLVNIATKPRA
- a CDS encoding ComEA family DNA-binding protein, with amino-acid sequence MRHRADPSAVGPAAPESGDDRRSVRVRVGVGAAVALAIVAAVVAVLVSATAQQGSSVDLGTPVPSSAGATNAAATATAAGRLLLHVTGAVRDPGIVDLPAGSRVLDAVAAAGGAADGADIAALNLARPVADGEQLVVPRVGDPPPAGGAGAGGVASGSGSAGSASGAPLNLNTATPAELETLPRIGPALAQRIVDWRAANGRFGAVSDLMKVSGIGQKLFDGLKDRVVV